One part of the Uloborus diversus isolate 005 unplaced genomic scaffold, Udiv.v.3.1 scaffold_931, whole genome shotgun sequence genome encodes these proteins:
- the LOC129234029 gene encoding protein GVQW3-like, with translation MTERVEQRYCIKFCQKLGDSQCETICKIQQVFGEDAMGVTQIKEWFNRFKNGRTSAESDERSGRPQTARSAAVVERVRNLVMTDRRLTVREIAQEVGVSKDLAHAILRDDLNMHRVAAKFVPKLLSPEQKDLRLEVAQDLLDTANADPGFLNTVITGDESWVYGYDPETKRQSSQWKHPESPRPKKARQV, from the coding sequence ATGACTGAACGTGTTGAGCAAAGATACTGcatcaaattttgtcaaaaacttggTGATTCTCAATGCGAAACAATTTGTAAGATTCAGCAGGTGTTTGGAGAAGATGCGATGGGTGTAACCCAAATTAAGGAGTGGTTCAACCGATTCAAAAATGGCCGCACATCAGCGGAGAGTGACGAGCGTTCTGGCAGGCCCCAAACTGCTCGGAGTGCAGCTGTTGTTGAGAGGGTGCGAAATTTGGTAATGACAGATCGTCGTTTGACCGTGCGGGAGATTGCCCAAGAGGTTGGAGTGAGTAAAGATTTGGCACATGCAATTTTGCGTGATGATTTGAACATGCACAGAGTGGCTGCAAAATTCGTGCCCAAGTTGCTGTCACCGGAACAAAAAGACCTCCGCCTTGAAGTTGCACAGGACCTTCTGGACACCGCCAACGCTGATCCTGGGTTTCTGAACACCGTGATAACTGGAGATGAGTCATGGGTGTATGGGTACGACCCAGAAACAAAAAGACAGTCGTCGCAATGGAAGCATCCCGAGTCTCCAAGACCGAAGAAAGCGCGACAGGTGTGA